In Porphyromonas cangingivalis, a genomic segment contains:
- a CDS encoding terminase TerL endonuclease subunit — MTEEDKDKLKQAKVDITQELSDVELSAYKLEQVDQRIDSYIREVAGNPDGHNLFEQLSVMRFLRMYDKYGVNVTEVQRFFTLYESLYFPGTRGERTYRLTPVQTFQFASIYAFWHEGKRVVREALLYVPRKFSKTTSSASLAIDDLLYGDANAESYTGANSHDQAKKCFDVIRGCMRRLDPKGRRYVVNEQTIKSRRKDRSAFAQCLTANARTKDGLNASTVILDEFSQARNSELLTVLTTSMGVRENPLTVIITTASDVFDGPFYEMLQGYKSILLGEYEDDSVFVHIFEPDLDDPEDSEDTWRKVHPHLGVTVSMDFYRQEYRKALRNGGDAMLAFRTKLLNVYSENQQKSWISSTLARHISRHINVSSIKGRPDAMVAIDLSESDDFSAVTMAMYNTVGKSFSFHTAYFFPEGALSDHPNESLYRLWAEKGYLKLTKGEVIDYSEIVKYVLYLNQYIRILGIGYDPWKSQEVVNMLAASGAANVLKGVKQTYGNFTAPVESFEHGAKTGKIIIDDNPINAYCFGNAIIDEDKLENKKPIKRKQTAKIDGVITKLMCLRLFIDYER, encoded by the coding sequence ATGACCGAAGAGGATAAAGACAAACTAAAGCAAGCCAAAGTAGACATCACACAGGAGTTATCCGATGTCGAACTGTCTGCTTACAAGCTCGAACAAGTTGACCAAAGGATTGATAGCTATATCCGTGAAGTAGCCGGCAATCCTGATGGACACAACCTGTTCGAGCAGTTGTCTGTTATGCGCTTCCTTCGGATGTACGACAAGTATGGGGTTAATGTCACTGAGGTACAAAGGTTCTTCACCTTGTATGAAAGCCTATACTTTCCGGGGACACGAGGAGAACGAACCTATAGACTTACGCCTGTACAGACTTTTCAGTTTGCGAGCATATATGCCTTTTGGCATGAGGGTAAAAGGGTCGTTCGTGAAGCGCTGCTATATGTGCCTCGTAAATTTAGCAAGACGACCAGCAGTGCATCCTTGGCTATAGATGATCTACTATATGGGGATGCCAATGCGGAGAGCTACACAGGCGCGAATAGCCATGATCAAGCAAAGAAGTGTTTTGACGTTATAAGGGGATGTATGAGGCGACTTGATCCCAAGGGGCGTCGATATGTCGTAAACGAACAAACCATCAAAAGCCGTCGCAAGGATCGATCTGCCTTTGCTCAGTGTCTTACGGCCAATGCACGCACCAAAGACGGACTCAATGCAAGTACCGTTATCCTGGATGAGTTCAGTCAGGCACGAAATAGTGAGCTCCTAACCGTGCTAACGACCTCTATGGGTGTTCGGGAGAACCCCCTAACCGTCATCATCACCACTGCATCAGATGTCTTCGATGGACCATTCTATGAGATGTTACAGGGGTACAAGTCGATCCTACTAGGAGAGTATGAAGACGATAGTGTCTTTGTGCACATCTTTGAGCCTGATTTGGATGATCCCGAAGACAGCGAGGATACGTGGCGCAAAGTGCACCCGCATCTTGGCGTAACTGTGAGTATGGACTTCTACCGGCAGGAGTACAGGAAGGCTCTGCGTAACGGTGGAGATGCGATGCTGGCTTTCAGGACCAAGCTACTGAACGTATATTCGGAGAACCAACAGAAGTCATGGATCAGCAGTACACTGGCCCGACATATCAGCCGACACATCAATGTCTCTAGTATCAAGGGACGTCCGGATGCGATGGTGGCCATTGACCTCAGTGAGAGTGATGACTTCAGTGCAGTCACTATGGCGATGTACAACACAGTGGGTAAGTCATTCAGTTTCCATACGGCCTACTTCTTTCCCGAGGGGGCGTTATCAGATCATCCCAACGAGTCTCTTTACCGACTATGGGCAGAAAAGGGATACCTAAAACTGACTAAAGGCGAGGTTATTGACTATTCAGAGATTGTTAAGTATGTGCTCTATCTCAATCAGTATATTAGAATACTTGGCATTGGGTATGACCCATGGAAGAGTCAGGAGGTTGTCAATATGCTTGCTGCATCAGGTGCAGCAAACGTGCTTAAGGGGGTCAAGCAAACCTATGGAAACTTTACAGCCCCCGTCGAAAGCTTTGAGCATGGAGCAAAGACAGGTAAGATAATCATCGATGACAACCCAATCAACGCATATTGCTTCGGAAATGCGATAATCGACGAAGATAAATTAGAAAATAAAAAGCCAATTAAAAGAAAGCAAACCGCTAAGATAGACGGAGTTATAACCAAGCTGATGTGTTTAAGACTCTTTATCGACTACGAAAGGTAG
- a CDS encoding HNH endonuclease: protein MCERCLADDSVTSATEVHHIHPVEEAYTVTEKEQRMYDVHNLMSVCRACHVAIHTEMGRSGKVISKERAKVQVDGFIKKFLE, encoded by the coding sequence TTGTGTGAACGTTGTCTCGCTGATGATAGTGTGACATCGGCAACGGAGGTTCACCACATACACCCCGTAGAAGAAGCCTATACCGTGACAGAGAAGGAACAACGGATGTATGATGTTCATAATCTTATGTCGGTCTGTAGGGCTTGTCACGTGGCAATACACACGGAGATGGGGCGCAGCGGTAAGGTTATCTCAAAGGAAAGAGCGAAAGTTCAGGTTGATGGATTTATTAAAAAGTTTTTAGAATAG
- a CDS encoding DUF3127 domain-containing protein, with protein sequence MIEVKGVVKEVYKRTFVLTRDGRELKKREFTIEPDDDSDGEVYFVLFPTMWYDPVDDIKTGDRVKVVFSARSRKYNGKYYTTLTAKKVEKMVEDK encoded by the coding sequence ATGATAGAGGTAAAGGGGGTTGTTAAAGAGGTTTATAAGCGAACCTTTGTCCTTACAAGGGATGGTCGGGAACTAAAGAAGAGAGAGTTTACTATCGAGCCGGATGATGACTCCGATGGTGAAGTGTACTTCGTCCTTTTCCCTACAATGTGGTACGATCCGGTAGATGATATTAAGACCGGTGATAGGGTTAAGGTGGTCTTCTCAGCTCGTAGTAGGAAGTATAACGGTAAGTATTATACAACCCTTACGGCAAAGAAGGTGGAGAAAATGGTTGAGGATAAATAA
- a CDS encoding PcfJ domain-containing protein, with translation MCELAMGLPEVTDAQKEWAYSRLIDHVAYRRKKEIACLECGYVWSREKGDERRKTCKCPNCSKKLNICDTRKAKLHQEVYYAIVDVVGEFQLIRYVYLGTNHRWGESARVTTWEICQHWVLDSSKYIVYGRRRTLGLYSPFWSGEMEIRPSGRDLYRSPFLIFADGVYPKYRIHEQFEKYHLHLGFGEVSPLRLFVEVPNDNRAESLLKMKQYDALRYYFHSYYNVNKYWRSICICNRNNYTIHDTSMWVDYLDALQGLGKDVYNAKYICPKDLKKEHDKYVDLYQKKRQKDFEQARLGRERRELAKEEATYKKGFKNHISKFDGLKITGAGLTIEPLKSIEEFKQEGDAMHHCVYKSRYFRFDDRLILSAKKDGQRIETIEFSLKSLQVVQSRGVCNSNTEYHDAIIRLVNNNARKIQELAEVK, from the coding sequence GTGTGTGAGCTCGCAATGGGACTACCTGAAGTGACGGATGCCCAAAAAGAGTGGGCATATAGTCGCCTGATAGATCATGTTGCTTACAGGAGGAAGAAAGAGATTGCGTGTCTCGAATGTGGGTATGTGTGGTCGAGGGAGAAAGGCGATGAAAGACGAAAGACCTGCAAGTGTCCTAACTGTAGCAAGAAGCTCAACATATGCGACACAAGGAAGGCTAAACTTCACCAGGAGGTGTACTATGCGATAGTAGATGTCGTTGGAGAGTTTCAGCTCATCCGCTATGTGTACTTGGGAACAAATCACAGGTGGGGCGAGTCTGCCAGGGTCACAACCTGGGAGATATGTCAGCACTGGGTACTCGACTCATCGAAATACATCGTTTATGGAAGAAGGCGAACCTTGGGATTGTACTCTCCGTTTTGGTCCGGAGAGATGGAGATTAGGCCTTCAGGACGGGATCTGTATAGATCGCCATTCCTCATCTTCGCCGATGGGGTATATCCTAAGTACCGGATACATGAGCAATTCGAAAAGTATCATCTTCACTTGGGTTTTGGGGAAGTTTCTCCCTTGAGATTGTTTGTGGAAGTTCCCAACGATAACAGGGCGGAATCCCTCCTGAAGATGAAACAATACGATGCGCTGAGGTATTACTTCCATTCATACTATAACGTCAATAAGTATTGGAGGTCAATCTGTATATGTAATCGTAATAACTACACGATACATGATACAAGCATGTGGGTGGATTATTTGGATGCACTTCAAGGTCTTGGAAAGGATGTGTATAACGCCAAATATATATGCCCTAAGGATCTCAAAAAAGAGCATGACAAATATGTGGATCTGTACCAAAAGAAACGACAAAAAGATTTTGAACAGGCGCGACTCGGCAGAGAGCGAAGGGAATTAGCCAAAGAGGAGGCAACGTATAAGAAGGGGTTTAAGAATCACATCTCTAAGTTTGATGGTCTGAAAATCACCGGTGCAGGCTTGACTATTGAGCCACTAAAGAGTATAGAGGAGTTCAAGCAGGAGGGAGACGCAATGCACCATTGTGTCTATAAGTCCAGATATTTTCGATTTGATGACAGGCTTATACTGTCGGCAAAAAAAGATGGGCAGCGCATCGAGACTATAGAGTTCAGCCTAAAGTCTCTTCAGGTGGTCCAGTCTCGTGGAGTGTGCAATAGCAACACGGAATATCATGATGCTATAATCAGGCTTGTAAATAATAATGCGAGAAAAATACAGGAGTTGGCAGAGGTGAAATAA
- a CDS encoding PcfK-like family protein, producing the protein MAVSEGFRAAVKSYLEDRASTDELFAIKYQNKSKTLDECLNYILIEVKNMKVECLSDAEVYGLAVHYYDEEDIKVGKAPRCRVVVSSDSSVQTGDIKRKRKSEKKISPVASSIQMPLFDL; encoded by the coding sequence ATGGCAGTAAGTGAAGGTTTCAGGGCAGCAGTCAAGTCTTACCTTGAGGATAGGGCTAGCACAGACGAGCTATTTGCGATCAAGTATCAAAATAAAAGCAAGACTCTCGATGAGTGCCTGAACTACATCTTGATCGAAGTCAAGAACATGAAGGTCGAGTGTCTTTCCGATGCTGAGGTATATGGGCTGGCGGTACACTACTATGACGAAGAGGATATCAAGGTCGGCAAGGCACCACGGTGTCGTGTCGTGGTGTCATCTGACTCATCTGTACAGACCGGAGACATCAAGAGGAAAAGGAAGTCGGAGAAAAAGATCTCTCCTGTTGCATCATCAATTCAAATGCCACTGTTTGACCTATGA
- a CDS encoding ATP-binding protein, whose protein sequence is MERTAYSALASHLQSGATIRPVSKLPSHITIDVAEEYLWVCYEHEVKRRGGELVRDVATIERMKLVAMWLIQSKRPWILMYGMECGTGKTTFARAICSLMNYFYDNKSPYPNLRTVARQVTAIDLCKSYIDDKEQYRRYAACDTLFIDDMGIDPASVKDFGNEYSPLLELLYKRYDNRRTTIITSNISDTQIRERYGARIDDRLREVCAKINFQGESYRK, encoded by the coding sequence ATGGAAAGAACAGCATACAGCGCTCTTGCGAGCCACCTACAATCGGGGGCGACTATACGACCAGTCTCTAAGTTGCCAAGCCATATCACCATCGACGTCGCTGAGGAATACTTGTGGGTTTGCTATGAGCACGAGGTCAAGCGCAGAGGAGGTGAGCTTGTTCGAGATGTGGCGACAATCGAGCGGATGAAGCTTGTGGCAATGTGGCTGATCCAAAGTAAGAGACCATGGATCCTGATGTACGGGATGGAGTGCGGAACCGGAAAGACAACATTTGCGAGAGCGATATGCAGTCTGATGAACTACTTTTACGACAACAAGAGCCCCTACCCTAACCTAAGGACGGTCGCCAGACAGGTTACGGCAATAGACCTCTGCAAGTCTTACATCGATGACAAGGAACAATACAGGAGATATGCTGCATGTGATACTCTCTTCATCGATGACATGGGGATCGACCCTGCATCGGTCAAAGACTTCGGTAACGAATACTCACCGTTGCTGGAACTTCTCTACAAGAGATACGACAATCGCCGGACAACGATAATCACCTCAAACATTTCCGACACTCAGATCAGAGAGCGATACGGAGCTCGAATAGATGATAGACTTCGGGAGGTTTGTGCGAAAATCAACTTCCAGGGTGAGAGTTACCGGAAGTGA
- a CDS encoding phage antirepressor KilAC domain-containing protein, whose product MIQTFNYNNSDITFQKGSSVMVNATEMAKSFGKSATHWLRNQQAKDYLDELSKLRICNLDDLVQVRHGGSDNGTWMHEDVAIEFARWLSPAFAIWCNDRIKELMRDGVTTTATDDEAIIKAIEILHRRIEEGKRCIETQQACIETQSEQLRIQAPKVAYYDAAMDSSATYSTTAIAKDLGTNAQALNQKLHVLGIQFKRNGTWFLYSKYDGKDYIKVIPQYYTRADGTMGNNPQTRWTEKGRQFLLQLRKEGKL is encoded by the coding sequence ATGATACAAACGTTCAACTATAACAACTCTGACATCACATTCCAAAAAGGATCATCGGTGATGGTCAATGCCACTGAAATGGCAAAGAGCTTTGGGAAATCGGCTACACATTGGCTTAGAAATCAGCAAGCAAAAGATTACCTGGACGAATTAAGCAAGTTGCGAATTTGCAACTTGGATGACTTAGTGCAAGTTAGACACGGAGGGTCAGATAACGGCACCTGGATGCACGAAGATGTTGCCATAGAGTTTGCCCGCTGGTTGTCTCCGGCCTTTGCAATCTGGTGCAACGACCGTATCAAAGAGCTCATGCGTGACGGAGTGACAACGACCGCCACCGACGATGAAGCAATCATCAAGGCGATAGAGATACTTCACCGCAGGATCGAGGAGGGCAAAAGATGTATAGAGACACAGCAAGCATGTATAGAGACACAAAGTGAACAGCTGCGGATACAGGCTCCGAAGGTAGCGTATTATGATGCTGCGATGGATAGCAGTGCCACCTACTCCACCACGGCCATAGCAAAAGATCTCGGAACCAACGCACAGGCCTTAAATCAAAAGCTTCATGTCCTCGGTATCCAGTTCAAGCGTAACGGCACATGGTTCTTGTACAGCAAGTATGATGGTAAAGACTACATCAAAGTCATTCCCCAATACTATACCCGTGCAGACGGCACTATGGGCAATAACCCTCAGACTCGGTGGACTGAGAAAGGGCGACAATTCTTACTCCAACTCAGAAAGGAGGGAAAGCTATGA
- a CDS encoding S24 family peptidase: MLISEESNILKDGKELDEEDYRKAIAIGLPLIPEREAAFRGGDIGEVNLSSPIVSYWYIPNIPKNSEIITVYGNSMDPRIPSGSRIAICPYSFRIDEPTAIEFGRIFAVVLEDRTTGEYRSFVKYLRRHTDKALEKKYWVARSENQEEYDDFEVEISQVRGLYVVESIISMAR; this comes from the coding sequence ATGCTAATCTCGGAAGAGAGTAACATCCTCAAGGATGGCAAAGAACTTGACGAGGAGGATTACCGCAAGGCCATAGCGATTGGCTTGCCCCTTATCCCTGAAAGAGAAGCAGCCTTTAGAGGTGGGGACATTGGAGAGGTTAACTTATCATCTCCCATAGTGTCTTATTGGTATATCCCCAACATACCTAAGAATAGCGAAATCATAACGGTATATGGCAACTCCATGGACCCACGAATACCATCGGGATCACGTATCGCCATATGTCCTTACTCTTTCAGGATCGATGAGCCTACAGCCATCGAGTTTGGCCGAATATTCGCTGTAGTCCTCGAAGACCGAACAACCGGCGAATATCGATCATTTGTCAAGTACTTGAGACGACACACCGACAAAGCCCTTGAAAAGAAGTATTGGGTGGCACGCAGCGAGAACCAAGAAGAGTATGATGACTTCGAGGTCGAGATATCTCAAGTGCGAGGACTCTATGTCGTTGAGTCGATCATCAGCATGGCGAGATGA
- a CDS encoding exonuclease domain-containing protein has translation MSFSHQDIIKRIRYNLPKTTYERNKIIVIDFETATRDHMPCQIGITPVHYKRGLGMTETFLIKPPQNYYDKSMFRYHGIRPEMTEEAFEFPGVWNQIKHHFDDAVVVAHNAVFDLNVLMKTIDRYELERPKIVDVIDTYHLTGLKLQVACNVMGIDSGLAHDAGCDSRACAQLLQLYMTEDEQRLLELNSLMEEALDNTSNRGGSRKKHYGRDGVNESTESSYHKKITMDQSSIFFDKRVCVTGVYSMISRDDIKESLRKIGAKVTAMVSTKTDFLVMGNEPGPKKMMTAYKLNSSGDAKICLVTESQLLKELDRSIEIAKNTQG, from the coding sequence ATGAGTTTTTCACACCAGGACATCATAAAAAGAATCAGATATAACTTACCAAAAACGACCTATGAACGCAATAAGATCATAGTCATTGATTTTGAGACGGCTACAAGGGATCATATGCCATGCCAAATAGGAATAACTCCTGTTCATTATAAGAGAGGACTCGGTATGACTGAAACATTCCTTATTAAGCCTCCTCAGAATTACTATGATAAAAGTATGTTCCGGTATCATGGTATACGTCCTGAGATGACAGAAGAGGCTTTTGAATTTCCTGGAGTGTGGAATCAGATAAAACACCATTTTGATGATGCCGTTGTGGTGGCACATAATGCAGTATTTGATTTGAACGTCCTCATGAAAACAATAGATCGATATGAGCTTGAGAGGCCGAAGATAGTAGATGTTATAGATACTTATCACCTCACTGGATTAAAACTTCAGGTAGCTTGTAATGTTATGGGGATAGATTCTGGACTTGCGCATGATGCAGGGTGCGACTCAAGAGCATGCGCTCAACTACTCCAATTATACATGACCGAGGATGAACAGCGTTTATTGGAGCTAAACTCTCTTATGGAAGAGGCATTGGATAATACCTCTAATAGGGGTGGTAGTCGCAAAAAACACTATGGACGTGACGGAGTTAATGAAAGCACGGAGAGCAGTTATCACAAAAAAATAACCATGGATCAGAGTAGCATCTTCTTTGATAAACGAGTGTGTGTAACCGGGGTATATTCCATGATTAGCAGAGATGATATTAAAGAAAGTCTAAGAAAAATCGGTGCAAAAGTAACAGCAATGGTCTCTACTAAAACTGATTTTTTAGTGATGGGTAATGAACCTGGCCCCAAAAAGATGATGACCGCTTATAAACTCAACAGTTCCGGTGATGCAAAGATCTGCCTTGTGACAGAGAGTCAATTGCTAAAAGAATTAGACAGATCCATAGAGATTGCAAAGAATACTCAAGGTTAA
- a CDS encoding ImmA/IrrE family metallo-endopeptidase — translation MAKKRIEVRPEMLKWAIERADRNLDEVMSTDSKVESWILGEKHPTLKQLEDFASSFHIPFPYLLLDAPIDEPVPIPLFRTSGRSDTMSLNLRDMIANVRYRQEWVREYMEELEFDPLPFVGRYAGESNVDYKEVAADIRNTLGLPSPLAMDANNWEDAKKILKQHIEEAGIFVSISGTVGTNTRRTIDVEECRGFVLIDDIAPFIFVNGRDAQAAQSFTLAHELAHVWLGNSRAFSGVLTELANDKDEALADKIAAEFLVPESDLLSLSPKSGNIPSLAKSFKVSQIVIARRLLDLGILSRSEFFDFYREQQQKANKPKTSSGGNFYATHKLRLGERFTAFLNSAVTSNNILYKDAFRLSGLSAKTYDNLLNKSHL, via the coding sequence ATGGCAAAGAAAAGAATAGAGGTTCGCCCGGAGATGTTGAAGTGGGCGATAGAGAGAGCAGATAGGAACTTAGACGAAGTGATGAGCACTGACAGCAAGGTGGAGAGCTGGATACTCGGGGAAAAACACCCAACCCTTAAACAGCTTGAGGATTTTGCAAGCTCCTTTCATATCCCATTCCCATACTTACTACTTGACGCCCCTATAGACGAACCAGTGCCTATACCACTCTTCCGTACTTCGGGAAGGTCTGACACTATGAGTCTTAATCTGCGAGATATGATCGCCAACGTTCGGTATCGACAAGAGTGGGTCCGAGAGTATATGGAAGAGTTAGAATTTGACCCTCTACCCTTTGTTGGCAGGTATGCCGGAGAGAGTAACGTAGACTACAAAGAGGTGGCGGCAGATATTCGTAACACACTCGGGCTGCCGTCTCCCCTCGCTATGGATGCAAATAATTGGGAGGATGCGAAAAAAATACTCAAGCAACACATAGAAGAGGCTGGCATCTTTGTCTCCATAAGTGGAACGGTTGGTACCAATACTAGACGAACTATAGATGTAGAGGAGTGTCGAGGCTTCGTGCTCATAGATGACATAGCTCCATTCATCTTTGTGAATGGCAGAGATGCACAGGCGGCACAGTCGTTTACATTGGCGCATGAGCTGGCTCATGTATGGCTGGGTAATAGCCGCGCTTTTTCTGGAGTATTGACCGAACTTGCAAATGATAAGGATGAAGCCCTTGCAGATAAGATAGCTGCAGAGTTCCTTGTCCCAGAATCTGACTTACTCAGTCTCTCCCCAAAGTCAGGGAATATCCCCTCTCTCGCAAAGAGTTTCAAGGTGAGTCAAATAGTAATTGCACGCCGTCTTCTTGATCTCGGCATACTATCTCGCTCTGAATTCTTTGACTTCTATAGAGAACAACAGCAGAAAGCAAATAAGCCTAAGACAAGTAGTGGAGGCAACTTTTATGCAACCCACAAGTTGAGACTAGGGGAACGGTTTACCGCTTTCCTTAACAGTGCTGTAACCTCCAACAATATTCTATACAAAGATGCATTCAGACTATCTGGGCTATCTGCTAAAACATACGATAATCTCCTCAATAAATCTCACTTATGA
- a CDS encoding DUF4411 family protein, whose translation MNKHLIDTSILVEAHRRHYPFDVVPSFWNSILGIKNDGNIVSIDKVFQEIKNGGDDLLDWCRTRLPQDFFLDSSVSVSEFQQISQWINNSNYKEEAKRKFLNDSVADIWLIAYAKKNGYTIVTEEISTPQSKKKIKIPDVCAQFGIPCINTIDMYRGLGKHF comes from the coding sequence ATGAACAAGCACCTGATCGACACAAGCATACTCGTTGAAGCTCACCGCCGGCATTACCCTTTTGATGTGGTACCGTCCTTTTGGAATAGTATTCTAGGCATAAAGAATGATGGCAATATTGTTAGTATTGACAAGGTTTTTCAAGAGATTAAAAATGGTGGAGATGACCTGTTGGATTGGTGTAGGACACGGTTGCCTCAAGATTTTTTTCTTGATAGTTCGGTTAGTGTTTCAGAATTTCAACAGATCTCACAGTGGATCAATAATTCGAACTACAAAGAAGAGGCAAAACGGAAGTTTCTCAATGATTCGGTTGCTGACATTTGGCTTATTGCGTATGCTAAAAAGAATGGCTACACAATAGTTACAGAGGAGATCTCCACACCACAATCGAAGAAGAAGATAAAAATCCCCGATGTCTGTGCACAGTTCGGCATCCCATGCATCAACACTATAGACATGTATCGAGGTCTAGGGAAGCACTTCTAA
- a CDS encoding IMP dehydrogenase — MAIYTEHVSRTFGEYLLIPGLTTKQCTPDNISLRTPLTKFTKNNPEAGMYLNIPFVSAIMQSVSNDTLAIELARNGGLSFIFGSQSVASQAEMVHKVKKFKAGFVTSDSNLTPAHTLADVLALVKKTGHSTVAITDDGNPNGKLLGIVTSRDYRLSTDSRDRKIEEFMTPFAKLTVGKLGITLSEANDIIWEHKLNTLPIIDEQGRLCYFVFRKDYDSHRQNPYELSDKKDKTLLVGAGINTRDYKERVPALVEAGADVLCIDSSDGYSEWQAECLKWIKERYDIPVGAGNVVDEEGFLYLVEAGADFIKVGIGGGSICITREQKGIGRGQATAVIEIAEARDRYFEKTGTYIPLCSDGGIVHDYHMTLALAMGADFLMMGRYFARFDESPTKVLKVGNNYVKEYWGEGSNRAKNWQRYDSGGEEGLTFEEGVDSYVPYAGAMKDNLAVTLGKMKATMCSCGSTDLNHLRKYAKITLVSSTSIVEGGAHDVILKE; from the coding sequence ATGGCTATCTACACCGAACACGTTTCTCGCACTTTTGGCGAATACTTGTTGATCCCCGGATTAACCACTAAGCAATGTACTCCGGACAACATAAGCCTAAGAACTCCACTCACCAAGTTTACAAAAAATAATCCCGAGGCAGGGATGTACCTCAATATACCATTCGTCTCTGCAATCATGCAGTCGGTTTCTAATGATACGTTGGCTATCGAACTTGCAAGAAATGGTGGTCTTTCATTTATCTTTGGCTCTCAGAGTGTAGCCTCACAAGCAGAGATGGTACATAAGGTGAAGAAGTTCAAAGCCGGATTCGTCACCAGCGATTCTAACCTTACACCAGCACACACATTGGCAGATGTACTTGCATTGGTAAAAAAGACCGGGCACTCCACGGTAGCGATCACTGATGACGGCAACCCTAATGGCAAACTTCTCGGGATAGTCACCAGTCGAGACTATCGCCTCAGTACGGACTCCAGAGATCGTAAGATTGAAGAGTTTATGACACCTTTTGCGAAACTCACTGTCGGCAAATTAGGGATTACCCTATCGGAAGCCAACGATATAATCTGGGAACATAAGCTCAATACACTTCCTATTATAGATGAACAAGGACGCCTTTGCTACTTTGTTTTTCGCAAAGACTATGATAGTCATAGACAAAACCCTTATGAGCTATCTGACAAGAAGGATAAAACCCTCTTGGTAGGTGCAGGGATTAACACGAGGGACTATAAGGAACGTGTTCCCGCCCTTGTTGAAGCCGGAGCGGATGTTCTATGTATTGACTCTTCTGACGGTTATAGTGAGTGGCAAGCAGAATGTCTCAAGTGGATCAAGGAGCGATATGATATCCCTGTCGGTGCAGGTAATGTTGTCGACGAAGAAGGTTTCCTTTATCTTGTCGAAGCAGGAGCAGACTTCATCAAGGTTGGTATCGGCGGTGGATCAATCTGTATCACTCGCGAACAAAAGGGTATAGGTCGTGGACAAGCAACAGCAGTCATTGAAATTGCAGAGGCTCGTGACAGATACTTCGAAAAGACCGGTACATATATCCCTCTATGTAGTGACGGTGGTATCGTTCATGATTACCACATGACTTTGGCCTTAGCCATGGGAGCAGACTTTTTGATGATGGGACGCTATTTTGCTCGCTTTGACGAAAGTCCCACAAAAGTTCTTAAGGTAGGGAATAACTACGTGAAAGAGTACTGGGGTGAAGGCTCAAATAGGGCTAAAAATTGGCAACGCTACGACAGTGGAGGTGAGGAAGGCCTAACCTTTGAGGAAGGGGTAGATAGCTATGTGCCGTATGCAGGAGCCATGAAGGACAACCTTGCTGTCACTTTGGGTAAGATGAAAGCTACTATGTGTAGTTGTGGCTCAACAGATCTCAACCATCTGAGAAAATATGCAAAGATAACATTGGTCTCCAGCACATCCATTGTAGAAGGTGGTGCACACGATGTTATACTAAAAGAATAA